In Candidatus Latescibacterota bacterium, the genomic stretch GTACTTATTAATAATGATGTTCAGAGAAATCGGAAAGCTCACGTTTGGGACTGGCGTCATGTTAGTTCTCCTGGCAGGGCTGATAACTCTGTTGATATCTGTGATAAGGGAAAGGTTTCACCAGAAGAAATCGGACAGATACAAGGATATAGTCCGTTAACACCCGCTGAATCCGAGCGGGGTATCCTGAGAGGTGTAATATGTTGATAGTGACTACGGATGAGATTGACGGTAAGAAGATAGTCAAGGTGATTGGCCTTGTTAAAGGGAACACGATCAGAGCCAGAAACATCGGGAAAGACATCATGGCGGCTCTCCGCAATATAGCGGGGGGTGAGATCGTCGAGTATACGAAGATGATCGCCGAATCACGGGAACAGGCCCTGGACAGACTCACTGAAGAGGCCGAGTCGTTTGGCGCTAACGCGGTACTGGCCACGAGGTTCACCACTTCCGCAATGATGGATGGAGCGGCTGAACTGCTTGTATACGGGACGGCAGTCGTAGTGGAGGATGAATGATCAAGCTGGGGGGATTCGAGCTGAGGGCGATTGAGGCTGGGAAGTTTCGTCTCGATGGGGGAGCGATGTTCGGTGTGGTCCCGAAGGTGCTCTGGCAGAAGACTGATCCTGCCGATGAGAACAATCGGATATCGATGCACATGAGGCTGCTGTACGGAGAATCGAATGGCAGGAGATTTGTCATAGACAGTGGCGCGGGGACGAAGCTGGGGGATAAGATGCTCAGCAACTATGAGATCGAAAGTCGGGGGCTCAGGGAGTCATTCCTTTCCGAAAGGATAGATCCGGATTCGGTCACCGACGCGATCGCCACGCATCTTCATTTCGATCATGCCGGGGGCTATACCTTCTACGGCGAGGATGAGAAGATAAGGCTGACTTTTCCCGGCGCAATCCATCATGTCCAGAAAAGACAGTGGGATGCCGCACTCGAGCCAAACGAGAAGGACAGGGCGAGCTTCTTTCTGGAAAACTTTGTCGGGATAGAAGAAGCGGGAATGCTTGACCTCGTAGAGGGTGAGAAGGTCATCTTTCCGGGAGTGAGAGTGGTTCCGACTGACGGGCATACACCCGGACACCAGGTCGTTCTGATCGAGACCTCCGATGGAACGGTGATGTACTGCGGTGACCTTATACCCTTAGCCTCACATGTCAATCTGCCATACATCATGGCCTACGACCATTTCCCTCTGTCGACACTGGCCGAGAAGAAGAGATTGCTGGCAAGGGCTGCTGATGAAGACTGGATCCTCTTTTTCGAACATGATCCGGTCATTTCCGGATGCAGAGTCAGAAGAAACGACAAGGGACGGTATGAGATCAGTGAGACTGTCGATTTCTAATCTGCCTCAAAGATATCTGACGACGATATATATTGCTGAGATTATCACTGACACGAGCATAAGCGGGAATCCATATCTGAAGTAGTTCCGGAAATTCAGCGGGCTCCTGGTCTTTTCGCTGAATCCGGCAATAACGACATTAGCCGAGGCTCCCACTATTGTTCCGTTCCCACCCAGGCATGCTCCAAGAGCGAGGCTCCACCACAGGGGCATTGATTGATTCATGAGATAGATGTGGTAGGCGGCCTCGTCCAGGCCTACCGTGTTCGGGTAGAGCGACATGCTGATCCTCGTCAGAAGCGGGATCATTGCTGCGACGAAAGGTATGTTGTCGAGAAACGCTGACGCGATCGCTGAGATGACCAGTATCGATAAACAGAGTACGGCGGGGTTATCGCTGAGAGACAGCACTCCGCTGGCCATCCACTCGAGGACTCCGACCTTGTCAAGTCCTCCCACCATGACAAAAAGACCCATGAAAAAGAAGATAGTCGTCCACTCGATCTCCTCAAGCCTTTTCTCGATATCGGTCCCACTCCATATCAGCAGGATCCCACCGCCGGCAAGGGCCACAGTCGCCGGTTTCAGGCCGAGGAAGTCATGGAGGATAAAGCCGACCATTGTCAGCCCGAGAACGATCAGGCTGCGTCGCAGAAGAGTATGATCCTTTATGACTTTTGTCTCATCCATCCCCTCGATCACTTTTTCCATATCGGAGAAATTGGTCTTGAGTTGTTTGCGAAATATTATTTTCAAAATAGCGAGGGTCACTACGAGGACGATAAGTGATACGGGTCCCAGATGGATGAGGAAATCCATGAAAGAATAATCTGTAGCGCTTCCTATCAGGATATTGGGGGGATCACCGATCAGCGTGGCTGTCCCTCCGATATTCGCGGCAAGGATCTCGGCGACGAGGAAGGGGAAAGGAGATATATCGAGCATCTCGGCGATCAGTATAGTGATCGGCGCAATGAGAAGGACTGTCGTGACATTGTCAAGCAGGGCGGAAGCTATTGCCGTAAAAAGTGAAAACCACAGTAGTATCTTCCATCCGTCTCCGCCTGTCTTTTTTGTGATCACGATCGCTATATAGGTGAATACGCCTGTTTCCTTGACCACGCTTATCAGAAGCATCATGCCTGTAAGCAGTCCCAGCGTATTGAAGTCGATCGCATCGAAGGCCTCCGACTGGGGCAGTATATGTAGAAGGACTATCAGCACTCCTCCCATGAGGGCGATCTTTGTCCTGTGTATCTTTTCTGAAATGATAAGGATATAAGCGAGTATGAAAACGAGGAGCGCTGTGATCGTGTGAGCTGTCAATCTTGACCTTCCATATCGTATATCGCCCGGCAGATCTCAGTCTGGCCTATCATTCCTGCGAGGCGTCCCTCATCGACTACCGGGATCCTCGGGATGCCCTGCCTGTGAAGGATCGCTCCAGCTTTCAGGACGCTGTCGTTTATCTCCATGACCTTGACGTCTTCCTGCATCAGGTCCTCTGCAACGAAGAGACTCTCTTCCAGGGAGAAGGAATTATTCTCCAGCGCGCCGAAATTCTGGATGAAGTCGATGTCGCGGACCAGGTCGAGATATTCGGGAAGGAAGATGAGGATAAAATCGTCTATCGTGATGATTCCTCTTAGCTTGCCATCCTCATCGACAACGGGAAGGACCGGTTCCCGGGATTCGAAGAATAGTTTGGCCACCTCGCGCATGGGCGTCTCGGGGCG encodes the following:
- a CDS encoding YbjQ family protein, whose product is MLIVTTDEIDGKKIVKVIGLVKGNTIRARNIGKDIMAALRNIAGGEIVEYTKMIAESREQALDRLTEEAESFGANAVLATRFTTSAMMDGAAELLVYGTAVVVEDE
- a CDS encoding MBL fold metallo-hydrolase, with the protein product MIKLGGFELRAIEAGKFRLDGGAMFGVVPKVLWQKTDPADENNRISMHMRLLYGESNGRRFVIDSGAGTKLGDKMLSNYEIESRGLRESFLSERIDPDSVTDAIATHLHFDHAGGYTFYGEDEKIRLTFPGAIHHVQKRQWDAALEPNEKDRASFFLENFVGIEEAGMLDLVEGEKVIFPGVRVVPTDGHTPGHQVVLIETSDGTVMYCGDLIPLASHVNLPYIMAYDHFPLSTLAEKKRLLARAADEDWILFFEHDPVISGCRVRRNDKGRYEISETVDF
- a CDS encoding ArsB/NhaD family transporter, with the translated sequence MTAHTITALLVFILAYILIISEKIHRTKIALMGGVLIVLLHILPQSEAFDAIDFNTLGLLTGMMLLISVVKETGVFTYIAIVITKKTGGDGWKILLWFSLFTAIASALLDNVTTVLLIAPITILIAEMLDISPFPFLVAEILAANIGGTATLIGDPPNILIGSATDYSFMDFLIHLGPVSLIVLVVTLAILKIIFRKQLKTNFSDMEKVIEGMDETKVIKDHTLLRRSLIVLGLTMVGFILHDFLGLKPATVALAGGGILLIWSGTDIEKRLEEIEWTTIFFFMGLFVMVGGLDKVGVLEWMASGVLSLSDNPAVLCLSILVISAIASAFLDNIPFVAAMIPLLTRISMSLYPNTVGLDEAAYHIYLMNQSMPLWWSLALGACLGGNGTIVGASANVVIAGFSEKTRSPLNFRNYFRYGFPLMLVSVIISAIYIVVRYL
- a CDS encoding CBS domain-containing protein; its protein translation is MKIGKYMKKDFRAVRPETPMREVAKLFFESREPVLPVVDEDGKLRGIITIDDFILIFLPEYLDLVRDIDFIQNFGALENNSFSLEESLFVAEDLMQEDVKVMEINDSVLKAGAILHRQGIPRIPVVDEGRLAGMIGQTEICRAIYDMEGQD